The DNA window TGGTAAACCGGAAAAGGGCGGTTTAAAGGTATGTCTCTGGGCTCCAGGTCACGCCCTCTGTCTGTGGCATTTCCCTGGGGAACAGGGGAGGTGTGGGAGGGTTCTAAGGTTGATGGAGACTTCCTTCTCTTTGTGCCCTCAAATGCTCACTATGGCCCTGAGGCTGGCGGAGTCTGTTTATGGCCCCAGTTTAAATCAGGAACCAGGCTCAGAGACGTTGATTCTCTTTCCACTGGGCTGCAATGCCTCATTCCAAGGAGAAAAGGCTGACTCCACAGACGGCCCCATCTGGCTGCAGTGGGCAAAGATCAGAAACTGGCACAGCGTCCTGGGCAGGCTCCCTGGGGCAAGGCCCGGGCTACAGCCTGGGCTGGGGCCAGACAGAGCTTTATCCTCGCAAGGCCATCCCACCTGGGCTAATGAGGTGGCCCCGGGCCCCACCCAGATGTGGAGCCCACGGTAGCGGTTTGGACTGAAACCAGGGGTTTGTGTGTGAGCTGCCGCCCCTGGCCCGGGCCTGCGAGTGTAGGGAAAGCCACCTCGCGGGGCTGCTGGAGGAGAGTCAGGTGCAGAAGGGGATCTGGCTGGGGTCCAGCCCTTCCTCACCCCGCGGTGATGGGCGAGTAATTGTTCTTGTGTTAATTGCTGGGGCCACAATGTCTGCAGAGGTTTTTAATGAGCTCTGGATGATCtgagtttgattatttttctttcggAGGAAAAGACAATACCCTCCCAACATGAGACAATACCCCACTGTGTGTGCCCAGCACTGGAGGCCAGGCTCACTGTGGAGCTGGGCGAGAAGGAACCCACCCCCAGCCTTGCTGGCTGGCAGTTCCCCTTGCCAGCCCAGCTCAGATGCAGGAATTTGGGGTCTGCAGGAAGGACTCTTTTTCCCGTGCCCTGTTTGGTTGAGGGTGTGAGGACCTGTTTGAGTCCTGGCTTTGCCCCTTACCAGTGGTGCCACCTGGCACAAGTTGCTTCACTTCTCCAggtttcaatttcattctttctgaATCTTGGGTGGGGGTCACCCTCTGTTGGGAGGATGAGAAGAGGCGATGGAAGCAAAAGTCCTTTGTGAATCACAAAGTGCAGGGTAGAAGTAAAGGATTATGCTATTACAGCAAAAGAAGAACCTAAGAACACCCTGCGTTGCCCCACAGGCGCTGGCTATGGCAGAGCGATGCCGCTGAGCCGAAGAACATGCTGAGGCTCACAGGGCATGTTCTGATGCCCAATGATAAAGCCCCTCCTGGTGAGGGCACTCAGGCCCAGGTGCTGGTCACGCACCCTGGCCCCTGCATGTCTGGCACCTGGGTGGGGATCCAGGAGGAGGCAGGATGGTGACTCTTGGGCCACACGGCTTCCCTGGAAGTGAGAGTTGAGAGTGTCCCCTGCCACAGGGAAATGCAGACTTAAAAAGGTAAATGTCCACAGTCTTACCATGGTAATtggtagagtcaggatttgaacctgggccTCACAGTCTTACCATGGTAATTgatagagccaggatttaaaccccAGGCCTGAGGGACTCCAGAGCCCTGTCCACTTCACCATGCTGCAACCTGGGCTAGGAATCCTCTTCCTGAGTTTCTGTAAGCCCTGGGGCCAGGTCCAGAGGGCCGGGCCACACCTCCAAGAGGCACTGCCCACAGGTATCAGGTGTCCCTGGAAAGGTGTCCCTGAGCCGGTGGCAGAGAAAAGGGCTCTCCTGAGTGTTCAACTCCCCATCTTTGTGAAGTGATGCCTTGGTCTTCAAGATCTCCAGTGTCTTCCAGCCTGCCCGCCAATCTCCCATCTCTTCCCTTCCACAGCACTCAGGCACATAGAGCCTTCTGCAGCGACCCCTCCCCAGCCAGCACTTGACAGGACAGATGGGGGCTAATCTGGCCCTGCTAAGCAGCAACATGCTGCTTGGAACTTGCCCCAGCCTTATCAGCAGAGGTCTGCCCCAACACATCCCAGAAGCGAGCAAAGGTTCAGCGCTATGCAGTTGGCAGGTGTCGGGATCATCAGTCATCCCCTTGTCAGCCCCGAGCCTGCTGGGCTTTTGTGAGGGTGCCAGGGACACAGGCTGGAGGCTGGCAGGAGGGGAGTAGAGGCGGGAGGAGGGGAGTCCATCTGCAGCACCAGGGAACGGACGGATGCTGGCTCCTCTAGTCACCTCAGCTGGAACACTACTCAAGGTCCCTGGCTCCTGTCCTCTAACTGCCCCCAGGGACCCTGCATTCCCATCCCCAGAGGCCTCCACTCCCCCGGAGCCCTGTGGTCTCTCACTAACTCACAGGGTTCTGAGTTGGAGAACACAGTGTAATGATCAGGAAGTGGACTCCCAAACCGAGAACACGGAGCTGTCCCCTTGGGCAGAGGCTCAGGGCTTGGGGCAGTGGAGAAGTCCAGCTGAGGGCACAGTGGCTTGAGCTGCTCTCAGTTCAGCTAGAGGCTTTGGTAGCCGTGCTGTGATGAGAGTTCACTCCCTGCTGCTGTCTTCTGGCATGGAGAGATGAACCTGTAATCCAAGTGTTAAAACCGTGCCCCGGGGGAAAACACTATTAATTCTGAATCATCTCTtttgttgcattaaaaaaaatagaagagaaaaacttCACACGAGCCACTCAAGGTGTGCAGGCAGCTGTGTTTGTCAGGAAGGCAGAAGGAGTTGGCTTTGCTTTGGGGGAGGAGACGAGGTCCCACAGCACCCTCTGAGGGGAATATAAGGAGCCCCAGCTGCAGCCTGGCCTGGTACCTCCTGCCAGCGTCTCTTGGGTTTGCTGAGAACTCACGGGCTCCAGCTACCTGACGATGACCACCACGTTTCTGCAAACTTCTTCCTCCACCTTTGGGGGTGGCTCTACCCGAGGGGGTTCCCTTCTGGCTGGGGGAGGTGGCTTTGGTGGGGGTAGTCTCTATGGGGGAGGTGGAAGCCGAACTATCTCAGCTTCTTCTGCTAGGTTTGTATCTTCAGGGTCAGGAGGGGGCTACGGGGCTGGCATGAGGGTCTGTGGCTTTGGTGGAGGGGCTGGTAGTGCTTTTGGTGGAGGCTTTGGAGGGGGCATTGGTGGCGGTTTTGGTGGTGGCTTTGGTGGTGGCGATGGTGGTCTCCTCTCTGGCAATGAGAAAATCACCATGCAGAACCTCAATGACCGCCTGGCCTCCTACCTGGACAAGGTACGTGCCCTAGAAGAGGCCAATGCTGACCTGGAGGTGAAGATCCGTGACTGGTACCAGAAGCAGGCCCCGACCAGCCCGGAACGCGACTACAGCCAATACTTCAAGACCACTGAAGAGCTCCGGGACAAGGTGAGTCCTCAGATGTCAAAGAGAGGGGAGCAGGTGGCTGGTACCCTGTATATGGCTCTAATGTCAGTGTTACTCCTGACTCGAGGAAATCCTTTCCTGCCCAGGCAACGACTGTCTGGTGTGTAACCTCAGCAAATTTGGAATGCACCTGCTGTCCAGGTGCAGAGGCTAGTGCACATCTTCTCAACTTGGTGGtgctgggggaggaagggaggggtctTGGGAATCTGGTTAGGACCAACAGGGGCACAGGTGGGGGCAATTATAAAGAGCCAggggcagtagctcacacctggaatcccagtgctttggggggccaaggtgatAGGATTGCTCGTgttcaggagttagaggctacagtgagctaacgactgtgccactgtactccggcctaggtgacagagtgagaacctgtatCTAATGgacaaaaacaataattaaaaaaaagagcaaCTCGCCTTCCCTACCTCATGCACCCTGCAGGCTTCTGCATAAAGTATTCCTTTACCTCTTTGGCAAGAATGGGATTGGAGTGTAGCTTCATGAGTCCCAGATGCTAGAACCTCTTGTCTTTTCCTATAAAGAGGTCTTTTGTGCCAAAAGTACTGTTGGGTCTTGGGAGACCTGGGAACTCATTACACATTCTGTTACCCACTCACTCACCTTTTTACTCCCTGAGACTgggttcctcatttgtaaaatgccttCTTTAGCTGCCCTCCAGGTTGCTACTGGCTGGAATGTTCTGTAGATCCATGGCTGTGTCCAAGATGTGCAGGAGGCAGTGACCATGAGCTGTCCACAGGGGGGCTGGTGGAGTGTCTCTGAGAGCGCTATTGTCAGAGCTGACCACACCCCACTCCACCACTCTTCTGGGCAACCAATTCCCACAGGCAGTACTGCCTCCTTGGTCTTTCGTGCCCTGGAGACAAGGAGGGCAACTCCGCAGGTGTCTCAAGGAGGCTGGTATGGGACAAAACCAGAAGTGGACACTCAAGATGAGGCTGGACTCTGCCCACCCCAGAGGCCCTACAGATTTTTGTTGGTGGTGTCAGAGGGGTGATTGTCAGTGAGGGGCTGGCCTTGGGTGCAGAGTGGAGAGcagcaagggagagagaggagtccTCTAGGCACCAACTCTGTCTCTTGCAGATCATGGCCACCACCATCGACAACTCCCGGGTCATCCTGGAGATCGACAACGCCAGGCTGGCTGCAGACGACTTCAGGCTCAAGTGcgctccccctccctctcctcttcctgcgTTGCCCACTTTACTTGGCCTTCTCCTGGGTCTGACTCAGGCAGCCAAGACCCCTCCCACTTCCTTCTTtggcctccctctctctcctcaggTATGAGAATGAGCTGGCCCTGCGCCAGAGCGTCGAGGCTGACATCAACGGCCTGCGCCGAGTCCTGGATGAGCTGACCCTGGCCAAAACTGACCTGGAGATGCAGATCGAGGGCCTGAATGAGGAGCTGGCCTACCTGAAGAAGAACCACGAGGAGGTGAGAGCTGGCCCCCATCACCCTTGAACCCGAGAGAGGTGGGGAACTTCTTCCCAAA is part of the Chlorocebus sabaeus isolate Y175 chromosome 16, mChlSab1.0.hap1, whole genome shotgun sequence genome and encodes:
- the KRT15 gene encoding keratin, type I cytoskeletal 15; the encoded protein is MTTTFLQTSSSTFGGGSTRGGSLLAGGGGFGGGSLYGGGGSRTISASSARFVSSGSGGGYGAGMRVCGFGGGAGSAFGGGFGGGIGGGFGGGFGGGDGGLLSGNEKITMQNLNDRLASYLDKVRALEEANADLEVKIRDWYQKQAPTSPERDYSQYFKTTEELRDKIMATTIDNSRVILEIDNARLAADDFRLKYENELALRQSVEADINGLRRVLDELTLAKTDLEMQIEGLNEELAYLKKNHEEEMKEFGSQLAGQVNVEMDAAPGVDLTRVLAEMREQYEAMAEKNRRDAEAWFFSKTEELNKEVASNTEMIQTSKTEITDLRRTMQELEIELQSQLSMKAGLENSLAETECRYATQLQQIQGLIGGLEAQLSELRCEMEAQNQEYKMLLDIKTRLEQEIATYRSLLEGQDAKMADIGIREASSGGGGSSSNFRINVEESVDGKVVSSRKREI